The following coding sequences are from one Desertifilum tharense IPPAS B-1220 window:
- a CDS encoding EAL domain-containing protein translates to MWFKVLTHQYLNGYLRRSLRIALVLPLLLPIAAAENLTRDRETRRHRESIVKMSAQSPQFNSPQPVTLVVSDQPEGAIALYEPAFSVSRSSSLLLEYRLMIVLSLFTPIVTLWLTTHCLVKPFLFCTQTILSYLSCQQRKPLRLSSMRVQEFNLLNWRKLAPAAAKRPPLQALDPSTLLTQAIVRNISDRQQTERAFQESQRVLTTLLENLPGMVFRRRYQQQEWVMEFVSEGCLALTGYPASLWLSGQVLLTQVIHPEDLNLVLQATHKRTYQIAYRLMTATGEIKWIWEQGTQASISGLTVEGLMLDITERQRAEEALQEAEAKYRSIFENTIEGIFQTTRDGKYLSANPALARIYGYSSPSELLSELTDIEHQLYVLPQARSQFVERLHADDLVIGFESQIYRKDGSIIWISENARAVRDRLGNLLYYEGTVEDITERRFVKNLLAGQNRVLEMIAKGTELAIVLNAIIQFLEEQFHNVQCRISLFEQQQIHPSMGDASCNRAIATIPSHMTQTWDNSREVALAEELNANLSIPILSTNGQIFGLLSLYSNSGTDRYENRPQPLTRYEQQALDKATQLAGIAIERAFVEQQLYREAFYDSLTHLPNRAWLMKQLERAIARTQSICPYCPQPSIEDCSNHFAVLFLDLDGFKVINDSLGHLVGDRLLQRIARRLESCLAAQGTIARLGGDEFTILLDNLTDISQATAIAEKIHAALATPFDLDSHEVFTSASIGIVFAKTHPQEAIASVSQYERPEELLRDADIAMYRAKALGRGHYAVFDATMHAQAVARLQLETELRRAIERQEFLLYYQPIVALATGQISGFEALIRWRHPELGMVSPAQFIPIAEETGLIIPIGRWVLWEACRQMRAWQQQYPHLELSISVNLSGCQLAHPNSIEQIDQILQQTGLPPHSLKLEITESTIMETSAIALSGLQGLKQRNLKLCIDDFGTGYSSLSRLHQLPIHTLKIDKSFVSQIQQDGSQWKMMGTIVTLARNLGMEAIAEGVETAEQLELLRSLQCQQGQGYFFSPPVDAQRAQELLAQFPQW, encoded by the coding sequence ATGTGGTTCAAAGTCTTGACGCACCAATATCTCAATGGTTATCTTCGTCGATCGTTACGGATCGCCTTAGTGTTACCATTGCTACTGCCTATCGCCGCCGCTGAAAACCTGACTCGCGATCGCGAGACGCGCCGCCATCGGGAATCAATCGTCAAGATGAGCGCCCAATCTCCCCAATTCAACTCGCCACAGCCCGTTACCCTGGTGGTTTCAGACCAACCCGAAGGAGCGATCGCCCTTTACGAGCCAGCCTTCAGTGTCAGCAGGTCGTCAAGTTTGCTCCTTGAGTATCGTCTGATGATTGTCTTGAGCCTTTTTACACCCATCGTTACCCTTTGGCTCACCACCCACTGCCTCGTTAAACCCTTTTTATTTTGTACCCAGACCATTTTGTCCTACCTTTCCTGCCAGCAAAGAAAGCCACTCCGTTTAAGCTCAATGCGGGTACAGGAATTCAACCTCTTAAACTGGCGCAAACTGGCACCCGCTGCGGCGAAACGTCCTCCCCTGCAAGCGCTCGATCCTTCTACCCTACTCACTCAAGCCATTGTCAGAAATATTAGCGATCGCCAACAAACCGAACGAGCCTTTCAAGAGAGCCAGCGCGTTTTGACCACTTTATTAGAGAACCTGCCTGGAATGGTTTTTCGCCGTCGTTATCAACAACAGGAGTGGGTGATGGAATTTGTCAGTGAGGGATGTTTGGCGCTGACAGGCTATCCAGCTAGCCTGTGGTTAAGCGGACAAGTTTTGCTGACTCAAGTGATTCATCCAGAAGATTTAAACCTAGTCTTGCAAGCAACGCACAAACGCACCTATCAGATCGCCTATCGCCTGATGACAGCCACAGGTGAAATCAAGTGGATTTGGGAACAGGGGACTCAAGCTAGCATTAGCGGTTTAACCGTTGAAGGGCTAATGCTCGATATTACCGAGCGCCAGCGCGCCGAAGAAGCCTTGCAAGAAGCAGAAGCCAAATATCGCAGTATTTTTGAAAACACCATAGAAGGGATTTTTCAAACCACCCGCGACGGTAAATATCTGAGTGCAAACCCAGCTTTAGCCCGAATTTACGGTTATTCCTCGCCCAGCGAACTACTCAGCGAACTAACCGATATCGAGCATCAACTCTACGTTTTACCCCAAGCGCGATCGCAATTTGTCGAACGCCTGCACGCCGACGATCTCGTCATCGGCTTTGAATCGCAGATTTATCGCAAAGATGGCAGCATTATTTGGATTTCGGAAAACGCCCGCGCCGTTCGCGATCGCTTGGGCAACCTGCTTTACTATGAAGGCACTGTAGAGGATATCACCGAACGCCGTTTTGTTAAAAACCTGTTAGCAGGTCAAAACCGCGTTTTAGAAATGATCGCCAAAGGCACCGAACTTGCCATCGTACTGAATGCCATTATCCAATTTTTAGAAGAACAGTTTCACAATGTCCAATGCCGGATTTCGCTGTTTGAGCAGCAGCAGATCCATCCTTCGATGGGAGACGCTTCTTGTAATAGGGCGATCGCCACTATCCCTTCTCACATGACTCAAACCTGGGACAACTCTCGCGAAGTTGCCCTAGCTGAAGAACTGAACGCCAATTTATCCATTCCCATTCTCTCAACAAACGGTCAGATTTTTGGGTTGCTGAGTCTGTATAGCAATTCCGGAACGGATCGCTACGAAAATCGCCCTCAACCACTCACGCGCTACGAACAACAAGCGCTGGATAAAGCCACCCAACTTGCTGGAATTGCCATCGAACGAGCATTTGTGGAGCAGCAACTCTATCGCGAAGCCTTCTACGACTCGCTAACCCATCTCCCCAACCGCGCCTGGTTGATGAAACAACTCGAAAGAGCCATTGCTCGCACGCAGTCCATTTGCCCTTACTGCCCTCAACCCTCTATAGAAGATTGTTCTAATCACTTTGCCGTTCTATTTCTCGATTTAGATGGCTTTAAGGTGATTAATGATAGTTTGGGCCATTTAGTGGGCGATCGCCTGTTGCAACGCATCGCTAGACGCCTAGAAAGCTGTCTGGCAGCCCAGGGAACCATTGCTCGCCTGGGGGGAGATGAATTTACAATTTTGCTGGATAACCTCACCGATATTAGCCAAGCAACCGCCATTGCTGAAAAGATTCATGCAGCCCTCGCAACGCCCTTCGATCTCGACAGTCATGAGGTGTTCACCAGTGCGAGTATCGGCATCGTTTTTGCCAAAACTCACCCCCAAGAGGCGATCGCTTCCGTCAGCCAATACGAACGCCCGGAGGAACTCTTGCGCGATGCCGATATTGCCATGTATCGGGCTAAAGCCTTGGGGCGCGGGCACTACGCTGTTTTTGATGCCACCATGCACGCCCAAGCGGTGGCTCGGTTACAACTGGAAACAGAATTGCGTCGTGCCATTGAGCGCCAAGAGTTTCTGTTGTACTATCAACCCATCGTGGCTCTGGCTACGGGTCAAATTAGCGGGTTTGAAGCATTGATCCGCTGGCGTCACCCAGAGTTAGGCATGGTTTCGCCTGCCCAGTTTATTCCCATTGCTGAGGAAACGGGCTTAATTATCCCGATCGGACGTTGGGTACTGTGGGAAGCCTGTCGGCAAATGCGCGCTTGGCAGCAACAATACCCGCACTTAGAACTTTCAATTAGCGTCAACTTATCGGGCTGTCAACTGGCTCATCCGAACTCGATCGAGCAAATTGACCAAATTCTACAACAGACGGGGTTGCCGCCCCATAGCCTGAAGTTAGAAATTACTGAAAGTACGATTATGGAAACCTCCGCGATCGCGCTTTCGGGCTTGCAAGGACTAAAGCAGCGTAACCTCAAATTGTGTATTGATGATTTTGGAACGGGTTATTCTTCGTTGAGTCGCCTGCATCAGTTGCCCATTCATACTTTAAAAATTGATAAGTCTTTTGTCAGCCAGATTCAACAGGACGGCAGTCAGTGGAAAATGATGGGGACTATTGTCACCCTGGCGCGAAATTTGGGCATGGAAGCGATCGCAGAAGGCGTGGAAACCGCCGAACAACTCGAACTATTGCGATCGCTACAGTGTCAGCAAGGGCAAGGTTACTTTTTCTCGCCCCCGGTGGATGCTCAACGCGCCCAAGAGTTGCTCGCCCAGTTTCCCCAGTGGTGA
- a CDS encoding photosystem I assembly protein Ycf3 codes for MPRTQRNDNFIDKSFTVMADIILKILPTNQKAKEAFAYYRDGMAAQADGEYAEALENYTEALTLEEDPYDRSYILYNMGLIYASNGEHDKAIELYSEALELNTNLPQALNNIAVIYHFKGERAKEMGDAEGAEQLYDRAADYWKRAIRMAPNNYIEAQNWLKITGRSTMDIYF; via the coding sequence ATGCCAAGAACCCAACGGAATGATAATTTCATTGATAAAAGCTTTACCGTCATGGCAGATATCATTCTGAAAATTCTGCCAACGAACCAAAAAGCGAAAGAAGCGTTTGCCTATTATCGCGATGGTATGGCGGCTCAAGCCGATGGCGAATATGCTGAAGCTTTAGAGAACTATACCGAAGCGCTTACCCTTGAAGAAGACCCTTACGATCGGAGTTATATTCTCTACAATATGGGTCTAATTTATGCGAGTAATGGCGAACACGATAAGGCAATTGAACTCTATAGCGAAGCCTTAGAGTTAAACACCAATCTTCCCCAAGCTTTAAATAATATTGCTGTGATTTATCACTTCAAAGGGGAAAGAGCCAAAGAAATGGGCGATGCTGAAGGTGCAGAGCAACTTTACGATCGCGCTGCTGATTATTGGAAGCGGGCAATTCGCATGGCTCCCAATAACTATATTGAAGCCCAAAACTGGCTAAAAATCACGGGTCGCTCGACGATGGATATCTACTTTTAA
- the gatC gene encoding Asp-tRNA(Asn)/Glu-tRNA(Gln) amidotransferase subunit GatC — MIDREQVRKVARLARLEISETEETQFSTQLSDILEYFEQLSELDTSEVPPTTRAIDVSNITRLDELKPEPNRDNILNCAPDQDGDFFKVPQILSEE; from the coding sequence ATTATCGATCGCGAACAAGTCCGTAAAGTTGCCCGGTTAGCTCGGTTGGAAATTAGCGAAACAGAAGAAACACAATTTTCTACTCAACTCAGCGATATTCTAGAATACTTTGAACAGTTAAGCGAACTCGATACATCTGAAGTTCCGCCCACAACTCGCGCAATTGATGTCAGCAATATAACCCGATTGGATGAATTAAAACCCGAACCCAATCGGGATAATATTCTAAATTGCGCGCCCGATCAAGATGGAGACTTTTTCAAAGTGCCGCAAATTCTCAGCGAAGAATAA
- a CDS encoding pyridoxamine 5'-phosphate oxidase family protein, translating into MAKFYSEVTDELQQFIAQQKLFFTATAPTEGRINLSPKGMDTFCCINSQTVAYLDLTGSGNETAAHLIENGRITLMFCSFTEQPLILRLYGQGQVIRPRDEAWEELSAHFDSFPGKRQIMLVHVETAQTSCGYGVPLYEFQQERPTLKTWAKNKGEEGILNYWREKNQTTIDGLPTYILETTEPAQH; encoded by the coding sequence ATGGCAAAATTTTATTCAGAAGTAACAGACGAACTTCAGCAATTTATTGCCCAACAAAAACTCTTTTTTACAGCAACTGCCCCGACAGAAGGACGGATCAATCTTTCTCCTAAAGGCATGGATACCTTTTGCTGTATCAATTCCCAAACCGTCGCTTATTTAGACTTAACCGGAAGCGGTAACGAAACCGCCGCCCATTTAATTGAGAATGGCAGAATTACCCTAATGTTCTGTAGTTTCACAGAACAACCTTTAATTTTACGCCTTTACGGTCAAGGTCAAGTCATCCGCCCCAGAGATGAGGCTTGGGAAGAACTTTCTGCTCATTTTGATTCCTTTCCAGGCAAGCGCCAGATTATGCTAGTTCATGTGGAAACTGCCCAAACTTCCTGCGGTTATGGGGTTCCGCTGTATGAATTTCAACAGGAACGTCCAACCCTGAAAACTTGGGCAAAAAATAAAGGCGAAGAAGGCATTCTCAACTACTGGCGCGAAAAGAACCAAACCACCATAGATGGCTTGCCAACTTACATTTTAGAGACTACAGAACCCGCACAACACTAG
- a CDS encoding homoserine dehydrogenase, translating to MGFKIGLLGLGTVGTGTAEILLDPTGRNPLLQEIEIYRVGVRDTTKPRTVDLPSTAFTTDLEAIATDPDIDIVVELIGGLEPARSLILKAIHHKKHVVTANKAVISRYGDEIFTAANEAGVYVMLEAAVGGGIPVIQPLKQALVVNRIQSVMGIVNGTTNYILTRMQAEGADFAEVLADAQRLGYAEADPTADVDGLDAADKLAILASLAFGGRVKLEDVYCEGIRQVSAADITYADRLGFTIKLLAIAHRESPTDNPDLLQLRVHPTLVPKAHPLASVNGVYNAILVEGDPVGQVMFYGRGAGAGPTASAVVSDIMSIAAILKVEEIEAQQFNQQKVDVPHPLLSCSHQHYCAIAPMAELNTRFYARFLCNDEPGVIGHLGTSFGNHQVSLESVVQIGFQDGFAEIVVVTHESREGNFRQALEEIRTLKAVERIPSVVRVL from the coding sequence GTGGGTTTTAAGATTGGTTTACTCGGTTTAGGCACTGTGGGTACGGGAACGGCCGAAATTTTGCTCGATCCGACGGGGAGAAATCCTTTGTTGCAGGAGATTGAAATTTATCGGGTTGGCGTGCGCGATACGACTAAACCGCGAACCGTTGATTTACCCAGTACCGCGTTTACAACAGATTTAGAGGCGATCGCAACGGACCCCGATATCGATATTGTAGTGGAGTTGATCGGGGGATTGGAGCCAGCGCGATCGCTGATTCTCAAGGCCATTCACCATAAAAAGCACGTTGTCACGGCGAATAAGGCGGTGATTTCTCGCTACGGGGATGAAATCTTTACGGCGGCGAATGAAGCAGGCGTCTATGTGATGCTAGAGGCGGCGGTGGGGGGGGGTATTCCGGTGATTCAACCGCTGAAACAGGCGTTGGTGGTGAACCGCATTCAGTCGGTGATGGGGATTGTGAATGGTACCACGAATTATATTTTGACGCGGATGCAGGCAGAAGGGGCGGATTTTGCGGAGGTTCTGGCTGACGCGCAACGCCTGGGGTATGCAGAAGCCGATCCGACGGCGGATGTGGATGGGTTGGATGCGGCGGATAAGCTAGCAATTTTGGCGTCTCTGGCGTTTGGGGGACGGGTGAAGCTAGAGGATGTCTACTGCGAAGGAATTCGCCAGGTGAGTGCAGCCGATATTACCTATGCGGATCGGTTGGGCTTTACGATTAAGCTATTGGCGATCGCGCATCGCGAATCTCCCACTGATAATCCCGATTTGCTGCAACTGAGGGTTCACCCTACATTAGTCCCCAAAGCACACCCTCTGGCCAGCGTGAATGGCGTTTACAATGCAATTTTGGTTGAAGGAGACCCTGTGGGACAAGTGATGTTCTACGGGCGCGGGGCGGGCGCAGGGCCAACGGCAAGTGCGGTGGTTTCCGATATTATGAGTATTGCGGCGATCCTCAAGGTGGAAGAAATTGAGGCGCAACAGTTCAATCAACAGAAGGTGGATGTGCCGCACCCGCTGTTGAGTTGTTCGCATCAACATTATTGCGCGATCGCGCCGATGGCAGAACTCAATACCCGATTTTATGCCCGTTTCCTGTGTAACGACGAACCTGGCGTAATCGGACATTTGGGTACCAGTTTTGGCAACCACCAAGTCAGTTTAGAATCGGTGGTGCAAATTGGTTTCCAAGATGGGTTTGCTGAAATTGTGGTGGTGACTCACGAATCTCGCGAAGGCAATTTCCGCCAAGCCCTTGAGGAAATTCGCACCCTCAAAGCGGTGGAACGCATTCCTAGTGTTGTGCGGGTTCTGTAG
- the petH gene encoding ferredoxin--NADP reductase yields MYSSSIGGAANTQAGSRVFVYEVVGLRQNDETDKTSYPIRNSGSTFIKVPYSRMNQEMQRIARLGGRIVNIQPLGVDSVTNGKAAPAKSQATSETESKPMQSTDATKTTAKEKHKADIPVNLYRPNSPLMVKCLSNEELVREGGEGTVRHVTFDLSGSDFRYLEGQSLGVIPEGTDDKGKPHKLRLYSIASTRHGDLVDDKTISLCVRQLEYKHPETGEKVYGVCSSYLCNLPVGSEVKVTGPVGKEMLLPDDEDANIIMMATGTGIAPFRAYLWRMFKEQNEGYKFRGLAWLFFGVAYTPNILYKEELEQLQEKYPDNFRLTCAISREQKNADGGKMYIQNRIQENADQLWELVQNPKTHTYICGLKGMEGGIDEGMSSAASKHGVDWSDYQKQLKKEGRWHVETY; encoded by the coding sequence ATGTACAGTTCCAGTATCGGTGGTGCTGCTAACACACAAGCGGGTAGCCGCGTGTTTGTTTATGAAGTTGTGGGTTTGCGTCAAAATGACGAAACTGACAAAACCAGCTACCCCATCCGCAATAGCGGCAGCACCTTTATTAAGGTTCCCTATAGCCGGATGAACCAAGAAATGCAGCGGATTGCCCGGTTGGGGGGTAGGATTGTTAACATTCAGCCTCTGGGTGTGGATAGCGTCACCAATGGCAAGGCGGCACCGGCGAAAAGTCAAGCCACATCAGAAACTGAATCAAAGCCGATGCAATCAACAGACGCGACAAAAACGACAGCCAAAGAAAAGCATAAAGCGGATATTCCGGTCAACCTGTACCGCCCGAATAGTCCTCTTATGGTTAAATGCCTCAGCAATGAAGAACTGGTGCGCGAAGGCGGAGAAGGAACTGTTCGTCATGTAACCTTTGACTTGTCTGGAAGCGATTTTCGCTATTTGGAAGGTCAGAGTCTTGGCGTGATTCCAGAAGGAACAGACGATAAAGGAAAGCCTCACAAGCTGAGACTTTATTCAATTGCGTCTACTCGTCACGGCGATCTCGTCGATGATAAAACTATCTCCTTGTGCGTTCGTCAGCTAGAGTACAAGCATCCAGAAACCGGAGAGAAAGTCTACGGCGTTTGTTCTAGCTACCTGTGCAATCTTCCGGTCGGTTCTGAAGTCAAAGTTACAGGGCCGGTGGGTAAAGAGATGCTTTTGCCCGATGATGAAGATGCCAACATTATCATGATGGCAACCGGAACCGGGATTGCACCCTTCCGCGCTTATTTGTGGCGGATGTTTAAAGAACAAAACGAAGGTTATAAATTCAGAGGACTTGCTTGGTTGTTCTTTGGTGTGGCTTATACTCCCAATATTCTTTACAAAGAAGAACTTGAACAACTCCAAGAAAAATATCCCGATAACTTCCGCCTCACCTGCGCGATTAGTCGCGAACAAAAGAATGCTGACGGCGGTAAGATGTACATTCAAAACCGCATTCAAGAAAACGCAGATCAGTTATGGGAATTGGTGCAAAATCCCAAAACTCATACCTACATTTGCGGTCTAAAAGGCATGGAAGGCGGTATTGATGAAGGGATGTCTTCTGCTGCTAGCAAACACGGCGTAGATTGGTCCGATTATCAAAAGCAACTGAAAAAAGAAGGTCGCTGGCACGTTGAAACCTACTAA
- a CDS encoding phosphoribulokinase produces the protein MTSKPDRVVLIGVAGDSGCGKSTFLRRLSDLFGEELITVICLDDYHSLDRKQRKETGITALNPKANNFDLMYEQAKALKNGQAIDKPIYNHETGTIDPPERIEPTPIVVLEGLHPLYDERVRGLLDFSVYLDISDEVKIAWKIQRDMAERGHRYEDVIFAINARRPDFMAYIDPQKEHADIVVQILPTELLKDDKDRKILRVRMIQRYGLEGLEPVYLFDEGSTIHWTPCGRKLTCNYPGIKMYYGPDSYYGHEVSVLEVDGQFDNLEEMIYIEGHLSNTATRYYGELTHLLRQHPDYPGSNNGSGLFQVLTGLKMRATYERLTKTEAKVTAAV, from the coding sequence ATGACCAGTAAACCGGATCGCGTGGTTCTAATTGGTGTTGCAGGAGATTCTGGATGCGGTAAATCCACCTTTTTACGTCGTCTTTCCGATTTGTTTGGTGAAGAATTAATCACCGTCATCTGCTTAGACGACTACCATAGCCTCGATCGCAAACAGCGCAAAGAAACCGGGATTACAGCCCTTAATCCCAAGGCGAACAACTTTGACCTGATGTACGAACAAGCCAAAGCGCTGAAGAACGGTCAAGCCATTGATAAACCGATCTATAACCACGAAACCGGTACGATCGATCCACCCGAACGCATTGAACCCACTCCAATCGTTGTTTTAGAAGGGTTACACCCGCTGTATGACGAACGAGTCAGAGGGTTGCTAGACTTCAGCGTTTATCTCGATATTAGCGATGAAGTTAAAATCGCGTGGAAAATTCAACGCGACATGGCAGAACGCGGCCACCGTTACGAAGATGTAATCTTTGCGATCAATGCCCGTCGTCCGGACTTCATGGCCTACATCGATCCGCAAAAAGAACACGCTGATATCGTCGTCCAAATTCTGCCAACCGAACTGCTTAAAGACGACAAGGATCGCAAGATTCTGCGCGTGCGGATGATCCAACGCTACGGTTTAGAAGGTCTAGAACCTGTTTACCTGTTTGACGAAGGATCGACCATTCACTGGACGCCTTGCGGCCGCAAGCTGACGTGTAACTATCCCGGCATCAAGATGTACTATGGCCCCGATAGCTACTACGGTCATGAAGTCTCAGTGCTAGAGGTGGACGGTCAGTTTGACAACCTCGAAGAGATGATCTACATCGAAGGTCACTTAAGCAATACCGCAACTCGCTATTACGGCGAACTCACCCACCTGTTGCGCCAGCATCCCGATTATCCGGGTTCTAACAACGGTAGCGGTCTGTTCCAAGTGCTAACCGGGTTAAAAATGCGGGCAACCTACGAACGCTTGACTAAAACGGAAGCCAAAGTTACGGCTGCTGTCTAA
- a CDS encoding valine--tRNA ligase, with the protein MTASIPTLASKYDPFSTEAKWQKYWEENHVFQADPTQGGEPFCVVIPPPNVTGSLHMGHAFENALIDTLVRYQRMTGKNTLWLPGTDHASIAVQTILERELRSQGKTRDEVGREKFLERAWQWKEESGGTIVNQLRRLGVSVDWSRERFTLDEGLSQAVIEAFTRLYQDGLIYRGQYLVNWCPASQSAVSDLEVEAQEVNGHLWHFRYPLSDGDGFVEVATTRPETMLGDTAVAVNPGDRRYQHLIGKSLTLPIMGRQIPIIADEYVDSEFGTGCVKVTPAHDPNDFEMGQRHNLPMINIMNKDGTLNENAGEFAGQDRFVARKNVVKRLEADGVLVKVEDYKHSVPYSDRGKVPVEPLLSTQWFVKIRPMADRTLDFLDNQNSPEFVPERWTKVYRDWLVKLKDWCISRQLWWGHQIPAWYAVSETGGQITDETPFVVARNAAEAEANLKSRFGDSVQIEQDPDVLDTWFSSGLWPFSTMGWPENTTDLDFYYPTTTLVTGFDIIFFWVARMTMMASYFTGQMPFKDVYIHGLVRDENGKKMSKSANNGIDPLILIEKYGTDALRYTLIKEVAGAGQDIRLEYNRKTDESASVEASRNFANKLWNAARFVMMNLDGKTPEQLGSPDRETLELCDRWILSRYHQLIGQTRNSLDRYGFGEAAKGVYDFIWGDFCDWYIELVKPRLWDKQAPSSRLAAQQTLAYVLEGIQKLLHPFMPHITEEIWQTLVQAEDRVLAVQPYPESEANWVDSGLEQEFDLIINAIRTIRNLRAELEIKPSAKVPAILQTENASEQQTLEVAKSYLEDLGKVDSLTLTATVDPNLGKTMAGVVGTVQILIPLAGVVDIEALKAKLERDLGKIEAEMQSISNRLNNPGFVNKAPVEVVQSARDTVAELQKQAEILRDRLSYL; encoded by the coding sequence ATGACTGCAAGTATCCCGACTCTCGCCAGCAAATACGATCCGTTTAGCACTGAAGCTAAGTGGCAAAAGTATTGGGAAGAGAACCATGTTTTCCAAGCAGACCCTACCCAAGGCGGCGAACCCTTCTGCGTGGTGATTCCTCCCCCGAATGTGACGGGTAGCTTGCACATGGGTCACGCGTTTGAAAATGCCCTGATTGATACCTTAGTCCGCTACCAGCGGATGACGGGCAAAAATACGCTGTGGCTGCCGGGGACGGATCATGCCAGCATTGCAGTCCAGACGATCCTAGAAAGAGAATTGCGATCGCAAGGCAAAACCCGCGATGAGGTCGGCCGCGAAAAGTTTTTAGAACGGGCTTGGCAGTGGAAAGAAGAGTCCGGCGGCACCATTGTTAACCAGTTGCGCCGTTTAGGGGTTTCTGTAGACTGGTCGAGAGAACGCTTTACCCTGGATGAAGGCTTATCGCAAGCGGTTATAGAAGCGTTTACCCGCCTTTATCAGGACGGTTTAATTTATCGCGGTCAATATCTGGTGAACTGGTGTCCGGCTTCCCAGTCGGCGGTGTCTGACTTAGAAGTAGAAGCCCAAGAAGTCAACGGTCATTTGTGGCACTTCCGCTATCCTCTCAGCGATGGGGATGGGTTTGTGGAAGTGGCAACCACTCGCCCGGAAACCATGCTAGGCGATACAGCGGTAGCCGTGAATCCTGGCGATCGCCGCTATCAACATTTAATCGGAAAAAGCCTTACCCTGCCCATCATGGGGCGGCAAATTCCGATTATCGCCGATGAGTATGTGGATTCTGAGTTTGGCACGGGATGCGTCAAAGTAACGCCCGCCCATGACCCCAATGACTTTGAAATGGGACAGCGCCATAACTTGCCGATGATTAACATCATGAACAAGGATGGCACCCTGAACGAGAACGCCGGAGAATTTGCCGGACAAGACCGCTTTGTCGCCCGCAAGAATGTGGTGAAGCGGCTAGAAGCCGATGGGGTTCTGGTCAAGGTTGAGGATTACAAGCATAGCGTTCCCTATAGCGATCGCGGTAAGGTTCCGGTTGAACCGCTGCTTTCGACCCAGTGGTTTGTGAAAATTCGCCCAATGGCGGATCGAACCCTAGATTTTCTCGATAACCAGAATTCCCCAGAATTCGTTCCCGAACGCTGGACGAAGGTTTACCGCGACTGGCTGGTCAAACTCAAAGATTGGTGTATCTCTCGCCAACTCTGGTGGGGGCATCAAATTCCGGCTTGGTATGCTGTCAGCGAAACGGGCGGTCAAATTACGGATGAAACGCCGTTTGTCGTTGCCCGCAATGCAGCCGAAGCCGAAGCCAATCTTAAATCGCGGTTTGGGGATAGCGTCCAAATTGAACAAGACCCCGATGTTCTCGATACCTGGTTTTCCTCTGGGTTGTGGCCGTTTTCGACAATGGGATGGCCTGAAAATACGACCGACTTAGATTTCTATTACCCCACAACCACGTTAGTCACAGGCTTTGATATTATCTTCTTCTGGGTAGCCCGGATGACGATGATGGCGAGTTACTTTACCGGACAAATGCCGTTTAAGGATGTCTACATTCACGGGTTAGTCCGGGATGAAAACGGCAAGAAGATGTCTAAGTCTGCCAATAATGGCATTGACCCGTTAATTTTAATCGAGAAATACGGGACGGATGCCCTCCGCTATACCCTGATTAAAGAAGTGGCAGGGGCGGGTCAAGATATTCGCTTAGAATATAACCGCAAAACGGATGAATCTGCCTCGGTGGAAGCGTCGCGCAACTTTGCTAACAAGTTATGGAATGCAGCGCGGTTTGTGATGATGAATTTGGATGGGAAAACGCCCGAACAGTTGGGTTCTCCCGATCGCGAGACGTTAGAATTGTGCGATCGCTGGATCTTATCGCGCTACCATCAACTGATCGGTCAAACCCGCAACTCTTTAGATCGCTACGGTTTTGGGGAAGCGGCTAAAGGCGTCTATGACTTCATTTGGGGCGACTTCTGCGACTGGTATATTGAACTGGTCAAACCCCGTTTGTGGGATAAACAGGCCCCCTCATCGCGCCTAGCGGCCCAGCAAACCCTCGCCTACGTCCTCGAAGGGATTCAGAAACTTCTGCACCCCTTTATGCCTCACATCACGGAGGAAATCTGGCAAACCCTCGTCCAAGCAGAGGATCGGGTATTGGCGGTTCAACCCTATCCGGAAAGCGAAGCGAATTGGGTGGATAGCGGTTTAGAACAAGAGTTTGACCTGATTATTAACGCGATTCGGACGATCCGCAACCTCCGGGCTGAGTTAGAGATTAAACCCTCAGCGAAAGTTCCGGCGATCCTGCAAACGGAAAACGCTAGCGAACAGCAGACCCTAGAAGTTGCCAAGTCCTATCTTGAGGATTTAGGAAAAGTGGATTCTCTGACGCTAACGGCGACCGTCGATCCTAACCTGGGTAAGACGATGGCGGGAGTTGTGGGAACGGTACAAATTTTGATTCCCCTTGCTGGAGTGGTCGATATTGAAGCCCTCAAAGCAAAGTTAGAAAGAGATTTGGGTAAGATTGAAGCAGAAATGCAATCGATCTCGAATCGGTTGAATAATCCAGGATTTGTAAACAAAGCCCCAGTTGAGGTGGTTCAATCCGCGCGAGATACTGTAGCAGAATTGCAAAAACAGGCAGAAATTTTACGCGATCGCCTCAGCTATCTCTGA